From a region of the Nitrospira sp. genome:
- a CDS encoding AAA family ATPase, whose product MMDVAELATLSRQHLLSESSEDLLLTHTEVSGLHRLTSQSYPLEFVFDRLAERHGEERAELTVNYLGRPLMESISVTLTSAVTHKKLAGQLEDLVSSAPWDLLLPHACATVLKKHRAGEPLVTICSQTPIEPLTFSINPIVFKGKISILYSNGGQGKSTFALLLAMLSSVGGSVAGFSALNGNSLFLDFEDDVSVHARRLQAIQMGHPDLLSARVAYRRCVEPLHKFAPMLIRQIQQDHIQFVVVDSILAATGGDSSAEATTQLFIALRALNVSVLLIGHTPKNLAEGQDSPTLYGSVFNSNFARATWELKKEQEVGEDRLIIGLLNRKSNLSRLHAPIGLQISHEDGGTRITFEPYDLADVPDMAAELPLPNRIRNLLESDGTPRYAKAIADELGASLPNVRTTLSRNDGRKWVHLQGEGKELLWTVLNARN is encoded by the coding sequence ATGATGGACGTAGCTGAGCTGGCAACCCTGTCTCGCCAGCACCTCTTGTCTGAATCCTCTGAGGACCTCCTGCTGACCCATACGGAAGTGAGCGGGCTGCATCGGCTGACCTCTCAGTCCTACCCACTGGAGTTTGTATTCGATCGGCTGGCGGAACGGCATGGCGAAGAGCGGGCCGAACTGACCGTTAACTACCTCGGGCGGCCTCTCATGGAGAGCATCAGCGTCACGCTGACCTCTGCCGTGACCCATAAGAAACTTGCAGGCCAGCTTGAGGACCTCGTCAGCTCTGCACCCTGGGATCTGTTGCTCCCGCATGCCTGTGCGACGGTCTTGAAAAAGCATCGGGCTGGGGAGCCGCTCGTCACGATCTGCAGCCAGACCCCGATTGAGCCGCTCACCTTCAGCATCAACCCGATCGTGTTCAAGGGCAAGATCTCCATTCTGTACTCGAATGGTGGGCAGGGAAAATCCACCTTCGCGTTGCTCTTGGCCATGCTCAGCTCGGTTGGTGGGTCCGTGGCCGGATTCTCGGCTCTGAATGGGAACAGTCTCTTTCTCGACTTCGAGGATGATGTGTCAGTCCATGCCCGTCGCCTCCAAGCCATTCAGATGGGCCATCCTGACCTGCTGTCGGCTCGCGTGGCGTATCGGCGGTGCGTGGAACCGCTCCATAAGTTCGCGCCCATGCTCATCCGGCAGATCCAGCAGGACCACATCCAGTTCGTCGTCGTGGACTCCATTCTGGCTGCGACAGGGGGCGATTCCAGCGCTGAGGCGACCACCCAGCTCTTTATTGCCTTACGAGCGCTCAATGTCTCGGTGCTGTTGATCGGGCATACGCCCAAGAACCTTGCAGAAGGACAAGACAGTCCCACGCTCTACGGCAGCGTGTTCAACTCGAATTTCGCCCGGGCGACGTGGGAACTGAAGAAGGAGCAAGAGGTGGGCGAGGATCGGCTTATTATCGGGCTCCTCAATCGGAAGTCCAATCTCTCTCGGCTCCATGCGCCTATCGGCCTTCAGATTAGCCATGAGGACGGCGGGACCCGCATCACGTTTGAGCCCTATGACCTGGCCGACGTGCCGGATATGGCGGCGGAGCTGCCCCTTCCAAACCGGATTCGGAATCTTTTGGAGAGCGACGGAACCCCTCGATACGCGAAAGCGATCGCGGATGAACTGGGAGCCTCGTTGCCCAATGTCCGCACGACCCTCTCCCGGAACGACGGACGAAAATGGGTGCACCTCCAAGGGGAGGGAAAAGAGCTCCTATGGACCGTGCTGAATGCCCGAAATTGA
- a CDS encoding helix-turn-helix domain-containing protein: protein MKHPLPTKRLYSLPEAAMYLGRSTWSIRRLIWNGELPQVRAGGRVHVDVRDLDEFIDKNKTCEETVPSVVQRLDREKVEMLSNGIT, encoded by the coding sequence ATGAAGCACCCACTGCCTACCAAGCGCCTGTATAGCCTGCCAGAAGCCGCTATGTATCTGGGCCGGTCAACCTGGTCGATACGTCGACTGATCTGGAATGGCGAGCTTCCCCAGGTTCGTGCTGGCGGACGGGTGCATGTGGACGTGCGGGACTTAGACGAGTTCATTGACAAGAATAAGACATGTGAGGAGACAGTCCCTTCTGTTGTACAGCGGCTTGACAGAGAGAAGGTGGAAATGTTATCTAATGGGATAACATGA
- a CDS encoding helix-turn-helix transcriptional regulator: MRIRAIRESKGLSIRALAAKAKMAYPFLCNVENGKVDPSLSTLRRLAKALKVKVVELIDE, translated from the coding sequence ATGAGAATTAGGGCTATCCGTGAATCAAAAGGACTGTCAATTCGGGCACTGGCAGCCAAGGCCAAGATGGCTTATCCGTTCCTGTGCAATGTCGAGAATGGCAAGGTAGACCCATCACTCAGCACGCTGAGGCGGCTTGCCAAGGCTTTGAAGGTGAAAGTCGTGGAGCTTATTGACGAGTAA
- a CDS encoding helix-turn-helix domain-containing protein — protein sequence MTSSATTDENIQTDRYLSEPDLRSYLGYSPSTIRRWRKKGLPCIGQDRLRRYHLASVLKWLKERR from the coding sequence ATGACGAGTTCAGCGACCACGGATGAGAACATACAGACAGATCGTTACCTGAGCGAACCCGATCTACGAAGCTACCTTGGCTATAGTCCGTCCACGATACGGCGTTGGAGAAAAAAGGGCCTGCCCTGTATCGGCCAGGACCGATTGAGGCGGTATCACCTTGCTTCTGTACTGAAATGGCTCAAGGAACGGAGATAG
- a CDS encoding AAA family ATPase, whose amino-acid sequence MTSFDDDATNHFMFPDLADLLVSFESIMEQPLPPIDWLVEPLIPRQSRIVVFGEYGSMKSWTLLDLSLHLAAGRAWLDTFEISEPRSVLYIDEEMPGHELRRRVKRMGEGMGLKGVSIPFHAVSHLGVRFTEEKVEGVLRDLRLVGFDPEIIVVETMRRVLVGSENEATHVARFWDSASPILSAGKTLIISHHMKKPNAQNPDAVKHRASGSTDILAGADLAYAITRSQDDVLTIRCEKNRVAPEIEPFKVQLVTEGIDDEQSSVIMRYVGQPANGEEDRSKAQEAKEAILAYLRDQQMFTSTRKDLLAYLRLQGIAERTGEYALEDLCDEGTVERIAHGKYRLRPEVNAV is encoded by the coding sequence ATGACCTCATTCGATGATGACGCGACGAATCATTTTATGTTTCCTGACCTTGCCGACCTACTGGTGTCTTTTGAGAGCATCATGGAGCAGCCACTCCCGCCGATTGACTGGCTTGTGGAACCGCTGATCCCAAGACAATCTCGAATCGTTGTGTTCGGGGAATATGGTTCCATGAAATCCTGGACATTGCTCGATCTGTCCCTACACCTCGCTGCCGGTCGTGCCTGGCTCGATACGTTCGAAATTTCAGAGCCCCGATCCGTGCTCTATATCGACGAAGAGATGCCCGGCCATGAACTACGGCGGCGAGTGAAGCGGATGGGGGAGGGTATGGGATTGAAGGGTGTGTCTATCCCCTTTCATGCCGTCAGCCATTTAGGTGTGCGCTTCACTGAAGAGAAGGTGGAAGGCGTACTGAGGGATTTACGGTTAGTCGGGTTTGACCCTGAAATAATTGTGGTCGAAACCATGAGGCGTGTGCTCGTTGGAAGCGAAAATGAAGCCACGCATGTGGCTAGGTTTTGGGACAGTGCTTCTCCTATCCTGTCGGCGGGGAAGACACTGATTATCTCCCATCATATGAAGAAGCCGAACGCTCAGAATCCTGACGCGGTCAAGCATCGTGCGAGTGGTTCAACGGACATCCTGGCAGGAGCCGATCTGGCCTACGCGATCACTCGAAGCCAAGACGACGTGCTCACGATCCGTTGCGAGAAGAACCGTGTTGCCCCTGAAATCGAGCCCTTCAAAGTGCAACTGGTGACCGAGGGCATCGATGACGAGCAAAGTTCGGTGATCATGCGCTATGTCGGACAGCCTGCGAATGGTGAGGAAGACCGAAGCAAGGCTCAGGAGGCTAAGGAAGCGATTCTTGCCTATTTGCGAGATCAGCAGATGTTCACTTCAACGAGGAAAGACCTTCTGGCGTACCTCAGGCTGCAAGGCATTGCCGAGCGTACAGGAGAATATGCGCTAGAGGACCTATGCGATGAGGGAACGGTTGAAAGGATTGCCCATGGGAAATATCGGCTACGGCCAGAGGTAAACGCTGTCTAG